A part of Saccharomonospora amisosensis genomic DNA contains:
- a CDS encoding CocE/NonD family hydrolase: MTATQQAPPARMLERVETPMGDGVKLDGTLYRSSGEPRPVLLVRTPYSEPMSRSLPVLPALDSGFAVLVQSCRGTGRSGGEPRTFEHEETDGLDTVEWLARQPWCDGRIAMFGMSYLGMTQLAIAGHRPDGLVAIAPAVTPDDYRDGLVYRQGAFQLGQALGWHLLKAAQSLGDAAARGEDVRAGLARLGELAADTEAAYRRLPLSDRPAIANVLPSWRTWLERENDSRYWHDLSYAHRRTAVNVAGLHVGGWFDLFLRGTLDNYTTLAASGTANQHLVVGPWSHADQSGIAGEVYYHGGGAQAAGLEEQQLRFLRESAAGSATSLPPVRIYVMGADRWRTEHEWPLARTDWQTWYLAANGSLSRELPTAGVARYRHDPHDPVPTVGGAILMAGSPDGGLGYQPGSRDQRGLDGRADILRFSSAVLAEDLEVTGPLRVRLFAATSANDTDFTAKLVDVHPDGRAMGIADGIVRARYRAGMDSPLPVVPGEINEYTIDLAATSQLFKAGHRIRVDIASSNFPCFDRNCGTGKPAGQVTEADFVTARQRICFGPEHPSAIQLPVIPTDH, from the coding sequence ATGACCGCGACGCAGCAAGCACCGCCCGCGCGAATGCTGGAGCGGGTCGAAACTCCCATGGGAGACGGCGTCAAGCTGGACGGGACGCTGTACCGCTCGAGCGGTGAGCCGCGCCCCGTGCTGTTGGTGCGAACACCCTACAGCGAGCCGATGTCGCGGTCGCTGCCGGTCCTACCCGCGCTCGACTCCGGTTTCGCCGTGCTGGTGCAAAGCTGCCGAGGTACCGGCCGGTCCGGAGGAGAGCCGCGCACGTTCGAGCACGAGGAAACCGACGGGCTGGACACCGTCGAATGGCTGGCGCGCCAGCCATGGTGTGACGGCAGAATCGCCATGTTCGGAATGTCCTATCTCGGCATGACACAGCTCGCGATCGCGGGGCATCGACCTGATGGCCTGGTCGCCATCGCGCCCGCGGTCACACCCGACGACTACCGCGACGGCCTCGTGTACCGGCAGGGCGCCTTCCAACTCGGGCAGGCCCTTGGCTGGCACTTGCTGAAGGCGGCACAGTCGCTGGGTGACGCGGCGGCTCGCGGTGAGGACGTGCGTGCGGGACTGGCACGGCTTGGCGAGCTGGCGGCCGACACCGAGGCCGCCTACCGGCGCCTTCCGCTGTCCGACCGGCCAGCCATCGCCAATGTCCTGCCGAGTTGGCGGACCTGGCTGGAACGGGAGAACGACTCGCGATACTGGCACGACCTCAGCTACGCCCACCGCCGCACGGCAGTCAACGTTGCCGGCCTGCACGTCGGCGGCTGGTTCGATCTCTTCCTGCGGGGAACGCTGGACAACTACACGACACTGGCCGCCTCGGGCACCGCGAACCAGCATCTGGTCGTGGGTCCGTGGTCGCACGCCGACCAGTCGGGCATCGCTGGTGAGGTGTACTACCACGGTGGTGGTGCACAGGCTGCGGGCCTGGAGGAACAGCAGCTGCGGTTCCTGCGTGAAAGCGCGGCCGGCTCTGCCACCTCGCTGCCGCCGGTGCGGATCTACGTCATGGGTGCCGACCGGTGGCGCACGGAGCACGAGTGGCCGCTGGCCAGAACCGACTGGCAGACCTGGTATCTGGCGGCCAACGGCTCGTTGAGTCGCGAACTGCCCACGGCTGGGGTGGCGCGGTACCGGCACGACCCGCACGACCCGGTTCCCACCGTCGGTGGCGCCATCCTCATGGCAGGCAGCCCGGACGGCGGGCTCGGCTACCAGCCGGGCTCCCGCGACCAGCGCGGACTCGACGGCCGGGCCGACATCCTGCGGTTCAGCAGTGCAGTGCTCGCCGAAGACTTGGAGGTCACCGGACCACTGCGGGTACGGCTGTTCGCCGCCACCTCCGCGAACGACACCGACTTCACCGCCAAGCTCGTCGATGTCCACCCCGACGGCCGTGCCATGGGTATCGCCGACGGCATCGTGCGCGCTCGCTACCGCGCCGGGATGGACTCGCCGCTGCCGGTTGTGCCTGGCGAGATCAACGAGTACACCATCGATCTCGCTGCCACCAGCCAGCTGTTCAAAGCCGGGCACCGCATCCGCGTCGATATCGCCAGCTCGAACTTTCCGTGTTTCGACCGCAACTGCGGCACCGGGAAGCCGGCCGGGCAGGTCACCGAGGCCGACTTCGTGACGGCACGGCAGCGGATCTGCTTCGGTCCCGAACATCCCAGCGCCATCCAGCTTCCGGTCATCCCCACCGACCACTGA
- a CDS encoding class I SAM-dependent methyltransferase, which translates to MVRAHDGRRGVICRPRAGRRRTAGRAVGSGRVAIPLARATGRAVIGIDSSPAMLRRARVAAAKVGVRLELRSSDMRDLRLERPAALLCCPYRALQHLPTWRDRRRTFERVAVCLAPNGRFAWNAFVFDHHFAARADGERRDEPVPHTLRCSKADNRVDIARDDGAVSLCGGRPVTSGSDSSTPRAWNWRRCTAGSSPNRSPPTGEYVFVARRPN; encoded by the coding sequence GTGGTCCGTGCACATGACGGCCGACGTGGCGTAATATGTCGACCTCGCGCTGGCCGTCGACGGACTGCTGGTCGAGCGGTAGGCAGTGGGCGCGTAGCGATACCGCTCGCCCGCGCCACCGGCAGGGCCGTGATCGGGATCGACTCGTCCCCGGCGATGTTGCGACGAGCCCGCGTCGCAGCGGCGAAAGTCGGCGTGCGGCTGGAACTTCGATCGAGCGATATGCGTGACTTGCGACTGGAGCGGCCCGCGGCGTTGCTCTGCTGCCCCTACCGGGCGTTGCAGCATCTGCCGACCTGGCGCGACCGGCGCCGTACGTTCGAGCGTGTCGCCGTCTGCCTCGCACCGAATGGCCGATTTGCCTGGAATGCCTTCGTGTTCGATCACCACTTCGCCGCCCGAGCCGACGGCGAGCGGCGCGACGAGCCGGTGCCGCACACCTTGCGCTGTTCGAAGGCGGACAACCGGGTGGACATCGCTCGCGACGACGGGGCGGTCAGTCTCTGTGGTGGGCGACCCGTAACGAGTGGGTCGGACTCCTCGACACCGCGGGCCTGGAACTGGAGGCGCTGTACGGCGGGTTCGAGCCCGAACCGTTCACCGCCGACAGGTGAGTACGTGTTCGTCGCGCGACGCCCGAACTGA
- a CDS encoding DNA-binding protein, producing the protein MTDSPVATGKAPSRRTRRATGTLDGNHRAVARAWERFASGETTVADVRPEILASWHRCRDTYDVDPGLRSAPAAADHTDHRLDHDVLLTKLGGIAAVAGERLDREQGLIAVTDGAGRVLASWGDQAVRGHAEESNLAPWSVWDERTTGTNGMGTALEVTGPVTVTGPEHWCEGFHQWACAGIAIRDLVTGLPVAMLNVSRWSAEIPGQLINWLKDTAAGVESEIERRALWEGEVILREFTEISSRRSGVFAALDLGGRVVVADDTAQAILGVPHGAPMVDVMTRWTPDIPDLPEVVRWAAKRSAAAPQWTGCARLVENAADAVVPVSFKPVCAGNRLVGLLCEFGSQDGDEYDEQPPTARAAPTPQRVVGVRNERIIVLAPSEIRYAEADRNTVWLSTDRGKVQAATRGLDNIERELTPFGFHRVHRRFLVNLRRVTELERGIKGELLLITDPRAPEFIPVSRRHTQEIRRILGV; encoded by the coding sequence ATGACGGACTCTCCCGTGGCTACTGGCAAAGCTCCGAGTCGCCGCACCCGCAGAGCGACCGGCACGCTCGACGGTAACCACCGCGCCGTCGCGCGTGCGTGGGAACGGTTCGCCTCGGGCGAGACCACGGTTGCCGACGTCCGGCCGGAGATCCTGGCCTCGTGGCACCGGTGCCGCGACACCTACGACGTCGATCCCGGCCTGCGATCGGCTCCGGCGGCTGCCGACCACACCGACCACCGGCTTGATCACGACGTGTTACTCACCAAACTCGGCGGCATCGCCGCAGTGGCGGGCGAGCGGTTGGACCGCGAGCAGGGTCTGATAGCCGTGACCGACGGCGCGGGGCGCGTGCTCGCCTCCTGGGGCGACCAGGCAGTGCGCGGCCACGCCGAGGAGAGCAACCTGGCCCCGTGGTCGGTGTGGGACGAGCGAACCACGGGCACCAACGGGATGGGCACGGCGCTTGAGGTCACTGGCCCGGTCACGGTCACCGGTCCGGAGCACTGGTGCGAGGGTTTCCACCAGTGGGCATGCGCGGGCATCGCCATCCGCGACCTGGTCACCGGCCTGCCGGTCGCGATGCTGAACGTGTCGCGCTGGTCCGCCGAGATCCCCGGACAGCTCATCAACTGGCTGAAGGACACGGCCGCGGGTGTGGAATCGGAAATCGAGCGGCGGGCGCTGTGGGAAGGCGAGGTCATTCTCCGCGAATTCACCGAGATCAGCTCCCGTAGAAGCGGGGTGTTCGCGGCTCTGGACCTCGGTGGCCGCGTCGTCGTGGCCGACGACACCGCGCAGGCGATCCTCGGCGTACCACACGGTGCGCCCATGGTCGATGTCATGACTCGATGGACACCGGACATTCCTGACCTGCCCGAGGTGGTTCGCTGGGCCGCGAAGCGGTCAGCGGCCGCTCCGCAGTGGACGGGGTGTGCTCGGCTGGTGGAGAACGCAGCCGACGCGGTGGTGCCGGTGAGCTTCAAGCCGGTCTGCGCCGGGAACCGTCTCGTGGGCCTTCTCTGCGAGTTCGGTTCGCAGGACGGCGACGAGTACGACGAGCAACCACCCACCGCCCGCGCCGCCCCTACACCCCAACGTGTCGTCGGTGTCCGGAACGAGCGAATCATCGTACTCGCCCCTTCGGAGATCAGATACGCCGAAGCCGATCGCAACACGGTCTGGCTGAGCACCGACCGCGGCAAGGTTCAGGCCGCCACGCGGGGACTCGACAACATCGAACGGGAGCTGACCCCGTTCGGCTTCCATCGGGTGCATCGGCGTTTCCTGGTGAACCTTCGCCGCGTGACCGAACTCGAACGCGGGATCAAGGGCGAACTGCTGCTTATCACCGACCCGCGCGCACCGGAGTTCATCCCGGTATCGCGAAGGCACACCCAGGAAATCCGGCGCATACTCGGCGTCTGA
- the pqqB gene encoding pyrroloquinoline quinone biosynthesis protein PqqB, which produces MLLRFLGVAAGGGYPQWNCACTGCRKAREQPGAGSFHAGLAVSGTGQRWFLLNATPDVHHQIAATPCLHPGPGVRDTPVAGVLLSDAEFDHTIGLLVLREGSPLSVYATAPVLDALGNDFPVRELLADYAQLSWRELRTGDSVELDERLQVTALTTGSKPPRYVRHPKPFADWEVGFHLRDTVTGGTAVYAPTVPRWDADFAARLDGVDCVMIDGTFFTDDEMTRGNTGTRRGRDMGHLAIGGADGSLRMLARLPAQRKVYTHVNNTNPILDPDSAEHQLLTKMGVEVGRAGLEVEL; this is translated from the coding sequence ATGTTGCTTCGTTTCCTGGGCGTCGCTGCCGGTGGCGGCTATCCCCAGTGGAACTGCGCGTGCACCGGCTGCCGCAAGGCGCGGGAGCAGCCCGGCGCCGGATCGTTTCACGCGGGCCTCGCCGTATCCGGCACGGGGCAGCGCTGGTTCCTGCTCAACGCCACCCCTGACGTGCACCACCAGATCGCGGCCACCCCATGCCTGCACCCGGGGCCGGGAGTGCGCGACACCCCGGTGGCGGGCGTGCTGCTCAGTGACGCCGAGTTCGACCACACCATCGGCCTGCTCGTGCTGCGGGAAGGATCGCCGCTGTCGGTGTACGCGACAGCACCGGTGCTGGACGCACTCGGCAACGACTTTCCGGTCCGCGAACTTCTCGCCGACTACGCTCAGCTGTCGTGGCGCGAGCTCCGCACCGGCGACAGCGTGGAACTCGACGAGCGGCTACAGGTCACCGCGCTCACCACAGGCAGCAAACCACCACGCTACGTCCGCCACCCCAAGCCGTTCGCCGACTGGGAGGTCGGCTTTCACCTGCGGGACACCGTCACGGGCGGCACCGCCGTGTACGCCCCGACGGTGCCGCGCTGGGACGCCGACTTCGCGGCGCGACTCGACGGCGTGGACTGTGTGATGATCGACGGTACCTTCTTCACCGACGACGAGATGACGCGCGGCAACACCGGAACCCGCCGCGGCCGCGACATGGGGCACCTGGCCATCGGCGGCGCGGACGGTTCGCTTCGCATGCTCGCCCGGCTGCCCGCGCAACGGAAGGTGTACACCCACGTCAACAACACGAACCCGATCCTCGACCCGGACTCCGCCGAACACCAACTGCTCACGAAAATGGGCGTGGAGGTCGGCAGGGCGGGCCTCGAGGTGGAGCTGTGA
- the pepN gene encoding aminopeptidase N translates to MTQPTGSGDSFPSLVDKGNLTRREAAARAELVSHVRYRVALDLTAADDQFRCDATIRFRAHSGNTLTFLDYAGNPRLLECNGTPLDTGAYHAERIYLPTVAGENVVRVVGTAGYGRSGVGLHRYRDPEDGQSYLHTRFRPFETHRVYPCFDQPDLRATLEPAITVDERWRVLANTEPVGEPEPLPGGRALWAFAPTPPLPPYLTALVAGPFHRVSGSHGDLPLMLWARPGLSDELESAAEELFELIGHGLDHYERLLKRPYPFARYDHVFVPECAVTAAEHPGCVTVDENLLFSTATTTRRRRRAEVLLRAMANMWFGGLVGIRWWNGLWLREGMATMLAAQAQYPVTPFGTGWPHFEQRVRARARHADRLPTSRPVAEAVPDTGTARASFDAIARDKGASVLLQLADHVGWEDFVGGLRRFVDHHAWSTADPGDLLASLRSAATTDLTEWAEEWLTQSGVDVVEVFRPGSGATAVQLSDPPPHPRRLRPRIGCYTSDGPGLRLRHNTVLHLDPRGSVRAPCRTAAVVLPNDDGRTHIKVRLDPASRRTLLNAIATLADPTARAVAWGALWDDVLDARLAARVFVATVLRHAPLEKDTESLRLLCGRAVVAARDYGERSNTAPLLHAMHTHLRGELDLALGFDRQLALASALLRSAVAEHDSLLYDVALRRPPWHELATDRNLRWRALLRLAAHGRPVEDLVAAELAAEPDSDGRRRALLVEAARPRAAAKEQSWHRVFSGAHSLAERQAIMAGFRQPGQEDVLTPYAERYFTVLESVWQVEGPECARSVARGLYPRVTDVEQEVLARTDDVLQRGRLPQELLRVLLEQRGELALARAARARDAVRTRAG, encoded by the coding sequence ATGACGCAGCCGACCGGTTCGGGGGACAGTTTTCCGAGCCTCGTCGACAAGGGCAATCTGACAAGGCGCGAAGCGGCCGCCCGAGCCGAGTTGGTGTCGCACGTGCGCTACCGGGTGGCTCTTGACCTGACCGCCGCGGACGACCAGTTCCGTTGCGACGCCACGATCCGATTCCGCGCGCACAGTGGGAACACGCTGACCTTCCTCGACTACGCGGGCAACCCCCGGCTTCTCGAGTGCAACGGAACACCCCTTGACACGGGGGCATACCACGCCGAACGCATCTACCTGCCGACCGTGGCGGGCGAGAACGTTGTGCGGGTGGTTGGCACCGCTGGGTACGGGCGGTCGGGCGTGGGTCTGCACCGCTATCGCGACCCCGAGGACGGGCAGTCATACCTGCACACGAGGTTCCGACCGTTCGAAACCCACCGCGTGTACCCCTGCTTCGACCAGCCGGATCTGCGGGCGACGCTGGAACCGGCGATCACCGTGGACGAGCGGTGGCGGGTGTTGGCGAACACCGAACCGGTCGGTGAACCCGAACCGCTGCCCGGCGGCCGTGCGCTGTGGGCCTTCGCTCCCACGCCGCCGCTGCCTCCATACCTCACCGCACTGGTGGCAGGGCCGTTTCACCGGGTCAGCGGCAGCCACGGTGATCTTCCGCTCATGCTGTGGGCCCGGCCGGGATTGTCCGACGAGTTGGAGTCGGCCGCCGAGGAACTGTTCGAGTTGATCGGCCACGGCCTGGACCACTACGAACGGCTGCTGAAACGGCCCTACCCGTTCGCGAGATACGACCACGTCTTCGTCCCCGAGTGCGCCGTTACCGCGGCCGAACACCCGGGGTGTGTCACAGTCGACGAGAACCTGCTCTTTTCCACCGCCACCACCACCAGGCGGCGACGGCGAGCCGAGGTGCTGCTGCGGGCCATGGCGAACATGTGGTTCGGAGGTCTCGTCGGTATTCGCTGGTGGAACGGCCTGTGGCTGCGGGAGGGCATGGCGACGATGCTGGCTGCGCAGGCGCAATACCCGGTGACCCCGTTCGGTACGGGCTGGCCGCACTTCGAACAGCGCGTCCGTGCGCGGGCGCGACACGCGGACCGGCTGCCCACCAGCCGGCCGGTCGCCGAGGCCGTTCCCGATACCGGCACGGCAAGGGCGAGCTTCGACGCGATCGCACGCGACAAGGGTGCCTCGGTGCTGCTTCAGCTCGCCGACCATGTCGGCTGGGAGGACTTCGTCGGCGGCCTGCGCCGCTTCGTCGACCACCACGCGTGGAGCACGGCAGACCCCGGCGATCTGCTCGCGTCGCTGCGGTCAGCCGCAACCACCGACCTCACCGAGTGGGCCGAGGAGTGGTTGACGCAATCCGGGGTGGATGTCGTCGAGGTGTTCAGGCCGGGTTCCGGCGCGACCGCCGTGCAATTGAGTGACCCGCCGCCGCATCCAAGGCGGCTGCGACCACGGATCGGCTGCTACACCAGTGACGGCCCCGGGCTGCGACTGCGGCACAACACCGTGCTGCACCTCGACCCGCGCGGCTCCGTGCGAGCGCCGTGTCGGACGGCTGCTGTGGTGCTGCCCAACGACGACGGGCGCACCCACATCAAGGTGCGGCTCGACCCGGCTTCCCGACGCACGCTGCTGAACGCGATAGCCACACTCGCCGATCCGACCGCGCGTGCCGTCGCGTGGGGTGCGCTGTGGGACGACGTGCTGGACGCGCGGCTGGCCGCGCGCGTGTTCGTGGCGACGGTGCTGAGGCACGCACCGCTCGAGAAGGACACCGAGTCACTGCGGCTGCTCTGTGGCCGCGCGGTGGTCGCGGCACGTGACTACGGCGAACGCTCCAACACCGCACCGCTGCTGCACGCGATGCACACCCACCTGCGCGGCGAGTTGGACCTGGCACTGGGATTCGACCGGCAGCTCGCCCTGGCCAGTGCGCTGCTCCGCTCCGCGGTAGCCGAGCACGACAGTCTGCTGTACGACGTGGCTCTGCGCCGCCCGCCGTGGCATGAACTGGCGACGGACAGGAACCTTCGCTGGCGAGCGCTGCTGCGGCTGGCCGCTCACGGCCGCCCGGTGGAGGATCTCGTCGCCGCCGAGTTGGCCGCCGAACCGGATTCGGACGGTCGAAGGCGCGCGCTGTTGGTCGAGGCCGCACGGCCGCGGGCCGCGGCGAAGGAGCAGTCGTGGCACCGTGTTTTCAGTGGTGCTCACTCGTTGGCCGAGCGGCAGGCGATCATGGCGGGGTTTCGCCAGCCTGGCCAGGAAGACGTCCTGACGCCCTACGCGGAGCGCTACTTCACCGTTCTCGAGTCCGTGTGGCAGGTGGAGGGACCCGAGTGCGCTCGCAGCGTGGCGCGCGGCCTCTACCCGCGGGTCACCGATGTCGAGCAGGAGGTGCTCGCCCGAACCGACGACGTCCTACAGCGGGGCAGGTTGCCCCAGGAACTGTTGCGTGTCCTGCTAGAACAGCGTGGAGAACTGGCACTCGCACGGGCAGCCAGAGCGCGGGACGCGGTGCGCACCCGTGCCGGGTGA
- a CDS encoding serine/threonine-protein kinase, producing the protein MTDESQLVGGRYRLREWLGTGAMGVVWKGDDERLHRTVALKRLHLQPQPGSPTADVRARAMREGRIAARLLHPNAIAVFDVIEDAGDPWLVMEYLPSTSLAQVIAERGRLEPAEVAAIGRQVAAALAAAHRSGIVHRDVKPANVLLAEDGTAKISDFGISRAAGDVTLTASGFVAGTPAYFAPEVARGNDADFRSDVFSLGSTLYHAVEGAPPFGAHDNAIALLHKVSQGDIEPPSHAGPLRPVLLKLLDPDPDARPDMAEAAAELARLSAPPTPRAEVSTPSAEPGKNAAAARKRSTLVAALALVIVLAAGAAGWWLLSREEQSHTGASGTAASREADEASPSSSAASATGPSSPVSPTGEATSGPPSSSESDKPAMDPARRLEVALRDYYALIPGDLRAGYARLTDRFKRTRTPSFADYEAFWSRMRSVRVSDVKASGRNAVTATITYFFVGGGSTTERHVYTLVERGGTLAIDSQAYA; encoded by the coding sequence TTGACAGACGAAAGTCAGTTGGTCGGGGGCCGCTACCGGTTGCGGGAGTGGCTCGGCACCGGCGCGATGGGCGTTGTGTGGAAGGGCGACGACGAACGCCTGCACCGCACGGTGGCACTCAAGCGACTGCACCTGCAACCGCAGCCGGGGTCGCCGACCGCGGACGTGCGGGCCCGCGCGATGCGGGAGGGACGCATCGCCGCGCGCCTGCTTCATCCCAACGCCATCGCCGTCTTCGACGTGATCGAGGATGCGGGCGATCCGTGGCTGGTGATGGAGTACCTGCCCTCCACCAGCCTGGCACAGGTCATCGCCGAGCGAGGCAGGCTCGAACCTGCCGAGGTCGCCGCCATCGGCAGGCAGGTCGCGGCGGCACTCGCGGCCGCGCACCGGTCGGGGATCGTGCACCGAGACGTCAAGCCCGCCAACGTGCTGCTCGCCGAGGACGGCACCGCCAAGATCTCTGACTTCGGCATCTCCCGCGCGGCTGGTGATGTCACGCTGACCGCGAGTGGATTCGTCGCCGGGACACCGGCTTACTTCGCGCCGGAGGTAGCCAGGGGCAACGACGCCGACTTCCGCTCCGACGTCTTCTCGCTGGGCTCGACCTTGTACCACGCCGTCGAGGGTGCGCCGCCGTTCGGGGCGCACGACAATGCGATAGCGCTGCTGCACAAGGTTTCCCAGGGTGACATCGAGCCACCCAGCCACGCGGGCCCACTGCGCCCGGTGCTGCTGAAGTTGCTCGATCCCGATCCGGATGCCCGGCCCGACATGGCGGAGGCGGCGGCCGAACTCGCCAGGTTGTCCGCACCGCCCACGCCGCGGGCGGAGGTCAGTACGCCGTCGGCCGAACCAGGCAAGAATGCCGCCGCCGCGCGGAAGCGATCCACCCTGGTGGCGGCGCTGGCACTGGTCATCGTGCTGGCGGCGGGTGCGGCGGGCTGGTGGCTGCTCAGCCGAGAGGAACAGTCCCACACCGGGGCGTCCGGCACCGCCGCGTCGCGGGAAGCGGACGAGGCCTCGCCCAGTTCCAGCGCGGCGAGCGCGACCGGGCCTTCTTCCCCGGTGTCCCCCACCGGGGAAGCCACCTCGGGACCGCCGAGCTCCTCCGAGTCCGACAAGCCCGCCATGGACCCGGCACGCAGGCTCGAGGTGGCGCTTCGCGACTACTACGCGCTGATACCCGGTGATCTGCGTGCGGGCTACGCCAGACTCACCGACCGCTTCAAGCGCACCCGCACCCCGAGTTTCGCCGACTACGAGGCATTCTGGAGCCGGATGAGGTCGGTCCGGGTGAGCGACGTGAAGGCCAGCGGCCGTAACGCGGTGACCGCGACGATCACCTACTTCTTCGTGGGCGGCGGTTCGACGACGGAACGGCACGTCTACACCCTCGTGGAGCGAGGCGGCACGCTGGCGATCGACTCGCAGGCATACGCGTAG
- the fadD8 gene encoding fatty-acid--CoA ligase FadD8, translating into MTMDMRQPNHLGHLIISALHRHRDKPVLVLGETTLTGQQTAQRVSQYAQAFEALGAGTGASSALLSTNRPEVLLIIGAGQVLGSRRTALHPLGSLDDHAYVLDDAGISTLIIDPVPSFVERARGLLEKVPGLRQVLTIGPVPESLADTGARDLAEVARTFEPQPLKAADLPPDHIVSITYTGGTTGKPKGVIGTAQAMTTMTQIQLAEWEWPRAPKFLVCTPLSHAGAAFFAPTLIKGGSLVVLPRFDPAEVLRTIEEERITATMLVPTMLYALLDHPDSRTRDLSSLETVYYGAAAINPVRLREAIERFGPIFAQYYGQSEAPMAISYLGKDEHDEARLSSCGRPSAFVRTALLDENGNDVPPGEPGEICVAGPLLAGGYWNKPEATAEAFRDGWLHTGDVARQDEDGFLFIVDRVKDMIVTGGFNVFPREVEDVVAAHPAVAQVGVIGTPDEKWGEAVTAVIVLREGHPADEESIAKLTEEIVASVKERKGSVQAPKHVIVADSLPLTALGKPDKKALRETVKIR; encoded by the coding sequence ATGACCATGGACATGAGGCAGCCGAACCACCTTGGCCACCTGATCATCTCGGCCCTGCACCGCCATCGGGACAAGCCCGTGCTGGTTCTGGGGGAGACCACTTTGACCGGTCAGCAGACCGCGCAGCGGGTCAGCCAGTACGCGCAGGCGTTCGAGGCACTCGGCGCGGGCACCGGTGCCTCGTCGGCCCTGTTGTCCACGAACCGTCCGGAGGTGTTGCTCATCATCGGCGCGGGCCAGGTGCTCGGTTCACGGCGCACCGCGTTGCATCCGCTCGGGTCACTTGACGACCACGCCTACGTGCTCGACGATGCGGGCATCTCCACACTCATCATCGACCCGGTGCCGTCGTTCGTCGAACGCGCGCGGGGATTGCTGGAGAAGGTGCCCGGACTGCGGCAGGTGCTCACCATCGGGCCGGTGCCCGAGTCGCTGGCCGATACCGGTGCGCGGGACCTGGCCGAGGTGGCGCGGACCTTCGAGCCACAGCCGTTGAAGGCGGCTGACCTCCCGCCCGACCACATCGTCTCCATCACCTACACCGGCGGCACGACCGGCAAGCCCAAGGGCGTCATCGGCACCGCGCAGGCCATGACCACGATGACGCAGATCCAGCTCGCCGAATGGGAATGGCCGAGGGCGCCGAAGTTCCTGGTATGCACGCCGCTGTCGCACGCGGGTGCGGCGTTCTTCGCGCCGACGCTGATCAAGGGCGGCTCGCTGGTGGTGCTGCCCCGGTTCGACCCCGCCGAGGTGCTGCGCACGATCGAGGAGGAACGCATCACGGCGACCATGCTGGTGCCCACGATGCTGTACGCGCTGCTGGACCACCCCGACTCGCGAACCAGGGACCTGTCGTCGCTGGAAACCGTGTACTACGGCGCGGCCGCCATCAACCCTGTCCGGCTGCGGGAGGCGATCGAGCGTTTCGGGCCGATCTTCGCGCAGTACTACGGGCAGTCGGAGGCGCCGATGGCGATCAGCTACCTCGGCAAGGACGAGCACGACGAAGCGCGGCTGTCCTCGTGCGGGCGCCCTTCGGCGTTCGTGCGAACCGCGCTGCTCGACGAGAACGGCAACGACGTGCCGCCGGGCGAGCCCGGCGAGATCTGCGTGGCCGGGCCGCTGCTGGCGGGCGGCTACTGGAACAAGCCGGAGGCCACGGCGGAGGCCTTCCGGGACGGGTGGCTGCACACCGGTGACGTCGCCAGGCAGGACGAGGACGGCTTCCTGTTCATCGTCGACCGCGTCAAGGACATGATCGTCACCGGCGGGTTCAACGTCTTCCCCCGTGAGGTCGAGGACGTCGTCGCCGCTCACCCCGCCGTAGCGCAGGTCGGCGTGATCGGCACCCCCGACGAGAAGTGGGGTGAGGCCGTCACCGCGGTGATCGTGCTTCGTGAGGGTCACCCGGCCGACGAGGAGTCGATCGCGAAACTCACCGAGGAGATCGTCGCGTCCGTCAAGGAGCGAAAGGGCTCCGTCCAAGCTCCCAAGCATGTGATCGTCGCGGACTCGCTGCCGCTGACAGCTCTGGGCAAACCGGACAAGAAGGCGCTCAGGGAAACCGTGAAGATCCGGTAG